Within the Gloeobacter kilaueensis JS1 genome, the region TCGTTAACCTGCGATTGTGGAGGAGGAAGCAAGGAAACTATACACGCCTCCAGGCGCTCGACAATGTATCCCCGGATATATGAGAGCGGTAGCCGACTGTGCGAGTTTTAGACGAATGACCCCTGGTAGGCTTCTGCTGCAGCAGCCATTGACGGTCGCCCGAATATTGACTATAAATAAGTAAGCGTTCACTTATTTATTTAGTCATGGGTCGCCGCCGCAGCATCGATGCCGAGCAGATTGTCCGGGCCACCCTGGTGGTGCTGTCCACCCACGGCGTCGAGGCGGTGACGATTTCTCAGATCGCAAGGCAGGCGGGCATCTCGGAGGCTTCGATCTACAAGTTCTTTACCAGCAAAGACGACCTTCTGCGCGCCTGCGTGAGCGAGAGCCTTGAGCCGCAAGATTTCTGGCGGCGTCTTTTTGCCAGGGGGGAAACCTGGTCTGTGAGCGCTCTGCTGGAAGAAGCGGCGCTCTATACGATCGACTACTACCAGCAGCATCTGCCCACACTGCTGTTGCGGGTATTGCGTCCCCAGGCGGGCGACTGCTGCAGTGCGCCGTTGCAGACGCTCAAGCTCCAGGCCCATTACTTTCAGCTGGAGATGGATAGAGGGCGCATTCGTCGGGGCGATCCTTACCGCCTGGCGATGGCCTTCTGTGGTCCGCTTTTTTACCACGTCTTTGCTGCCCAGGCGTACTTTCAATCTCAGCCCCCGATCGCAAGCGAACCGTTCGCCCGCGCCTGGGCCCAGGATTTTTACCAGAGCATCCGCCCGACCGATTAGTTGTGCTCGCTGGCCGTCGTCCGACGGTTTTCAAGGAGGTTCCATGTTTGAGCAATTCAGCCCAGCCGCTTTGCAGGTGCTCAACCTTGCCAAGCAGGAGGCCCAGCGCCTCGGCCAGAATGCCGTCGGCACCGAGCAGATCCTGCTGGGGCTTCTGGCCTATCCTGAGTCGGCAGCGATCGAGGTGCTCGTTGGTCTTGGCCTGACGCTCGCCGACGCCCGCGCTGAGGTCGAGGCGATCGTGGGCCGGGGCAACGGCGGCGTGCCCAGCCAGCGCATCGTCTTCACGCCCCGCGCCGGGAAGCTGCTCGAAGGAGCAGTGGTCGAAGCTGGTACTTTGGGTCAGGCTCTCATCGCGCCGGAACACATGCTCTTGAGCCTCCTGCGCGATAGCCAGGGGGTAGCAAGCCGCGTCCTCGACAGCCACAATATCGACCGCGAAGAGGCCCGGCGGCTGGTGCTCGATAGCCTGGGCGACAGCGCCAAGGCAAGCGCTTTTCGTCCCGGCGACCCGCGCCGCGCCGGTGGACGCTCAAACCAGAGCGGCTCGGCCCTCGAGCGCTTTGGCCGCGACCTGACCGCCCTTGCCCAGAGTGGCCGGATCGACCCGGTGGTGGGCCGCGAGGCCGAAATCGAGCGGGTCGTCCAGATTCTTGGTCGCCGCACCAAAAACAACCCCGTACTCGTCGGTGAGCCGGGGGTGGGCAAGACGGCAATCGCCGAAGGATTGGCAGTGCGCATCGCCCTCGGCGATGTACCCGAGACGCTGCGCTCGCGCCGGATCGTGAGCCTCGATATGGGGCAACTGCTCGCCGGTACCCAGCTGCGCGGCGAATTTGAAGAGCGCATCAAGGCGGTCCTCAAAGAATCCGTCACGGCCAAAGGCCAGGTGATTCTCTTTATCGACGAGATCCACACCCTGGTGGGTGCGGGGGGCAACGAGGGCGGCATCGATGCTGCCAACATGCTCAAGCCCGCCCTCGCGCGCGGCGAACTGCAGTGCATCGGGGCCACTACCCTCGATGAGTACCGCAAGCACATCGAGCGCGACGCCGCCCTCGAACGGCGCTTCCAGCCGGTAACGGTGGGTGAACCGTCGGTAGACGAGACGATCGCTATTTTGGGCGGCCTGCGCGAGCGCTACGAAGCCCACCACAAGCTGCAGTACACCGACGCCGCCCTCGAAGCGGCGGCCCGCCTCGCAGACCGCTACATTACGGATCGCTTTTTGCCGGATAAGGCGATCGATCTCATCGATGAAGCGGGTTCGATGATCCGAGTCAAACTCTCTCGCGGTGCCGAGTTGCCCGCGATTGTCGATGTCGATGCGATCGCTCAGATCGTCTCGGACTGGACCGGCGTGCCCGCAGGCAAGATCACTGGCGACGAGGCGCTCTCGCTGGTGCATCTCGAAGCGCGGTTGCACGAGCGGATTATTGGCCAGCACGCCGCCGTGAGCGCTGTGGCCAAAGCGATTCGTCGCGCCCGCGCCGGTCTTAAAGCGCCGGAGCGGCCCCTCGCGAGCTTTATCTTCGCCGGACCTACCGGCGTCGGTAAGACCGAACTCGCCAAGGCGCTCGCCGACGCGGTCTTCGGCTCCGAGGAGGCGATGATCCGCCTCGACATGTCCGAATTTATGGAGCCGCACACGGTGAGCAAGCTCATCGGCTCGCCTCCTGGCTACGTCGGCTACGACGAGGGCGGCCAGCTCACCGAGGCGGTGCGCCGTCGGCCCTACACGGTGATCTTGCTCGATGAGATCGAGAAAGCCCACCCGGACATCTTCAACACCCTCCTGCAGCTATTGGACGACGGCAGGCTCACCGACGCCAAAGGCCGGGTGGTCAGCTTCAAGAACACGCTCATCATCATGACCTCCAACCTCGGTTCGCGCACGATCGAGCGCGGCGGCGGCCTCGGCTTCAGCAACGGCACCAACGAGGCGGACCGGCGCTACACCGTCATCCGTGACCGGGTGCAAGACGACCTCAAGCAGCTCTTTCGCCCCGAATTTCTCAATCGCCTCGACGAGGTGATCGTCTTCCAGCCCCTCGAACGCGAGGAACTGGTGCAGGTGGCAAAGCTACTGGTCAACGAAGCTCTGGGCCGGGTGCGCGATCTGGAGATCGAACTTACGGCCAGCCAGGCGTTCATCGATCAGGTAATTGCCCAGGGCTACTCGCCCAACTGGGGAGCGCGGCCCCTGCGCCGTGCTGTCCAGCGCCTGCTCGAAGACAGTGTTGCCGATGCCATCCTGGCCGGTCGCCTGGTCGCCGGTGAGCGCTATCTGGTAGACATCGACACCGAGGGCAAGGTGATCTTCGTTCACCCCGACCTGGCCGACGCCGAGGCCGCCCTCGCTGTGAGTGTCCGCTAGTTCTCCGACCAACTGCAACCTGTGTGCCCCTTCCCCTTAAAAAGGGAGGGGGTCTTTTTTGCCCAGCCGCCACCCAAACACCACCCGTAAGCGGAGCATCGGGCGATTCTTGCCTTTCGACACGGACGCCAACGACTACGCCTCCTGCGACTACACCGTCTCAGCTCAGCATCGAGTGCGCCGCCTTCGGCATCGGCGGCTTCATCAATCGCGGCTGCCGCACCCGCCTGCCCAACTTCCAGACCAATTAATTTATTGCTTCAAACAAAAAGCTGTTCCCTGATTTTCAGGGAACAGCTTTCTAGAGTGAACTTACTACCGGTAATTAGCCGCCGATTTCAAGGCGGCCACCAACGGTAAATGTCGTCCCTGGTGCAGGTACGCCGATCGGATCCTGGTACTGAGCATCCGTAATATTGAACACACTACCTAGCAGGGTGAAGTAGGGTGTGAGCGGAATTTCAGTGTTCAAGTTAAGAGTGAAGAACGAAGGGGTGGAGAACTCGTTGTAACCCTGCACGTAACCGTCTTGATATCGACCCACCAGCGAGGCCAGAAAGCCCTTGTTTGCGTAGGTAAACCGGATACCGACGTTGTTGTAGGGAATACCAGTGTTCTGCACCTGATAGGTAAACAACTGGCTATTGAATGAATCAACTGAACCTTGAGGGCGCTGGTCGTTGTTGGTCCAGTTAACTAACAGGGAGAACTGATCGCTGATCTGCCATTGGCCCTGAAACTCAATACCGGAGGAGTAGAGGCTTTGGAGGTTTTGCTGTTGCTGCAGAAGAGGAAACTGAGAAGTTGGATCACCTGCGACACCAAAGTTTTGGTTGACAAAGACCCGAGTACCGATGAAACCGTCGAGGTAGATATTGAAGTAGGTAGCTCGGAAAAACAAGTTGTTGGCTGGTGTAATGTCAACACCTGCGTCAACCGCTACACCTGATTCTGGACGGAGGTTGGGGTTGGCAAGGAAGACACCACCTGCGACGTTCAAATCACTGATCGATGGAGCATTGAAGACGTAGTTCCAGTTGGCACGGAAAGAGAGCCAGCTGAGCGGTGTAATGCGCACACCAACGCCGGGAGTAAGCACTTCACCAAATTGAGAGCTGCTGGTGTAGCGCAAACCCACGTTCGCTTTTACCAAGTCGCTGAAGCTGATGTCATCGATGATGAAAATCGACGTACGGGCAATGGATTTGTCAAAGAAGCTACGACCACGCTGCCTTTGCTGATAGGACCGATCTTCCTGGAAATTAATGCCGAAGGTAAGAGTCTGACCAGGAGAAATTTGCCAGTTGAGAGCAGTTTCTGCTACAAACTTGTCACCCTGCGTGTAAGGCTGTGAAGCAGGGTTAGGATTGAAGATGCCAAAAGGGGCATTGCCAGTACCAATGAGATTGCTATTCACAATGAAATTGGGTGGCACAGTGGAGGTGTTGCCGAAGTGAAGGTAGTAGACGTAGCTGTTGAGCGAGATGGTTGGTGTGATATTGTAATCCCACTGAACGGCATATTCTGCTTGAGACTGATTAGAAACCTGGAAGGTATCAATTGTGCCAGTGAGTGGTTCAGCTCCTTTGTAAGACTGACCAGTTGGGAAGACAATTTTACCGTTGAACGAAGTGTTGTACGAATAGGGTAGAGCTAGCAGTGAAGACGGCGTATTGAAGGTGTAACGAATCGGGTTGCAGCTCTGCTCCTTGCCAGACCTATCAAGAGGCAGGAAGTCTGTGCCTTCCAAGGTGCCATTTGGTGTGGATGAAAGGCCGCTGAAGCAAGGAGTAAAGGCATAGTTTCCAGGTCCATTGCCTGCGTTCTGAGAGTTTTGGTATGTGACGCGAGCAGTAACCTTGTTGCTTGGGTCGGGCTTGAAGACAAGCTTGCCAGAATAAGAATCACTGGCGTTAAAAGAGTTGTCGTTGATGCCATTTGCAGTGTAAGCAGGTCCAACCTCTGGCTTGAGGTAGCCGTAGAGGGAAGTGCCATCAGGAAAGCCACCGTTAGCACAGCTAGAGACTGTAGGATTCCCCTCTGGGTCAAGTATCTGTGGGCAACCAGGATTACTCGCAACATCGCCTGGACCATAATACTGGGCCTGGTTGGGAATCCGGATTGAGTAGGGATAGTTGTTTTGCGCCGTTAACCCGGTGTAGACAAAGTTGTAGCTGAAGGTGTCGTCGCCGCCGCCGTACTTAGCCACGTACTTGTTGAAGCCGTAGGAGCCGCCCTGATATTGCAGAGTGAGCTTGGGCGGTCCTTTCGGTGTTTCAGTAATGATGTTGATGACACCTCCCACTGCACCCGCACCGTAGCGCAACGTGGCACCGCCAGTCACAACCTCGATGCGCTCGAGATCTTCGACCTGAATGCGCGAGATGTCGGAGCGGTTATTGGAGGCTCTTTGTAGCGGTAGGCCATCTCTTAATATCTGGAAGCGCTGATCGTCGAAGCCACGCAAGAAAACGCCACCGGCGTTACGGACACCACCCAGGGCGGGCCCGGCCTGGAAACCGGGTACCAGTGTCAGAGCGTCGGTGACGGTCGTAGCGTTCTGGGCGCGGAAATCTTCTTTTTTGACGGTGTAGACGACCGACGGAATGTCGCGGGCGCGGGCCGGACGGCGGGTGGCTGTGACGTTTACTTCATCTAGGACGTCGATGCCTTCGTCGGCGGGCTCAGCCGGTTCGGCGGCTGTCTGGGGTGCGGTTGGGGCAGGTTGGGCCTGGCTCACCCGCTTCGTGGTTGCCGGGTTCGTCCAGTTCCACATCGCCGGAGGCGGCCCTGCCAGATCGGAGGCGCTGCTCGACGACTGGTCTAGAAGATATTTGGCACTGTCGATACTTAAGGTGCCGCTGCTGAACTGGGCAGCTCTGGCGATTGTTCTGGAGGCAGTCTCATGAGCAGGGACTGGTTTGGCAAGGGCGACTGAACCACATAAGACAACGCTTGAAAAAGCAGGTACAAGCGCTGCCGCAATACGCCAAGCACCCACACCGGGTTGGCTGGTAAGCTTCATTTTTCCGTTCACTCCATACCACAAGTGGACCTGATCTAGCATCCAGCTTTCGTGAGAAAACTGGATGACCCAGTGTAAACCAATTTTGGCCGTTTAGAGCAGTACAGAACGAACAGTTCATAAAGATCGCAGCCCAATTGCAGCGATCGCTGACATCTGGCCCTGTTTGCTGGTCAACGCCAAAAAACTAGACCCAGGTATAGGTCTACAGGTTGAGAATGCTCCAGTGCAGGCTGTAGAACGGTTTTGGGCCTGGAGATGATACGAATGGCCGGGCCAGTTTGTTGCGATTCACCAACTGTTTACCGTGAACCTCCTACCAGGGTGTAATGTGTTAACAAGGTATTCGCTCCTTGTCTTTCAGCGTGGCAAAAGCGCATGGGAGGCGGGCGGCACCAACTGTCCGTATGGGATCTAAGGGAGAATGGCAGTAATCGAATGGTTTTTTCGCGGCGGCATCGTCATGTACCCGATGCTGCTCTTGTCATTGATTTCGCTGGCGATCATCATCGAGCGCATCCTCTACTGGACAAGGCTGTTGCCCAGGCAAAAAGCCTTCGTCGAACAAGCCTTCGCTGACGAGCGCTGGCAACCGGAGCAACTGCGAAAGCTGATAAACGAAAACGCAGACATTCCCCTTGGCCGCATCTTCG harbors:
- a CDS encoding TetR/AcrR family transcriptional regulator, producing the protein MGRRRSIDAEQIVRATLVVLSTHGVEAVTISQIARQAGISEASIYKFFTSKDDLLRACVSESLEPQDFWRRLFARGETWSVSALLEEAALYTIDYYQQHLPTLLLRVLRPQAGDCCSAPLQTLKLQAHYFQLEMDRGRIRRGDPYRLAMAFCGPLFYHVFAAQAYFQSQPPIASEPFARAWAQDFYQSIRPTD
- a CDS encoding TonB-dependent receptor domain-containing protein; protein product: MKLTSQPGVGAWRIAAALVPAFSSVVLCGSVALAKPVPAHETASRTIARAAQFSSGTLSIDSAKYLLDQSSSSASDLAGPPPAMWNWTNPATTKRVSQAQPAPTAPQTAAEPAEPADEGIDVLDEVNVTATRRPARARDIPSVVYTVKKEDFRAQNATTVTDALTLVPGFQAGPALGGVRNAGGVFLRGFDDQRFQILRDGLPLQRASNNRSDISRIQVEDLERIEVVTGGATLRYGAGAVGGVINIITETPKGPPKLTLQYQGGSYGFNKYVAKYGGGDDTFSYNFVYTGLTAQNNYPYSIRIPNQAQYYGPGDVASNPGCPQILDPEGNPTVSSCANGGFPDGTSLYGYLKPEVGPAYTANGINDNSFNASDSYSGKLVFKPDPSNKVTARVTYQNSQNAGNGPGNYAFTPCFSGLSSTPNGTLEGTDFLPLDRSGKEQSCNPIRYTFNTPSSLLALPYSYNTSFNGKIVFPTGQSYKGAEPLTGTIDTFQVSNQSQAEYAVQWDYNITPTISLNSYVYYLHFGNTSTVPPNFIVNSNLIGTGNAPFGIFNPNPASQPYTQGDKFVAETALNWQISPGQTLTFGINFQEDRSYQQRQRGRSFFDKSIARTSIFIIDDISFSDLVKANVGLRYTSSSQFGEVLTPGVGVRITPLSWLSFRANWNYVFNAPSISDLNVAGGVFLANPNLRPESGVAVDAGVDITPANNLFFRATYFNIYLDGFIGTRVFVNQNFGVAGDPTSQFPLLQQQQNLQSLYSSGIEFQGQWQISDQFSLLVNWTNNDQRPQGSVDSFNSQLFTYQVQNTGIPYNNVGIRFTYANKGFLASLVGRYQDGYVQGYNEFSTPSFFTLNLNTEIPLTPYFTLLGSVFNITDAQYQDPIGVPAPGTTFTVGGRLEIGG
- a CDS encoding ATP-dependent Clp protease ATP-binding subunit, whose protein sequence is MFEQFSPAALQVLNLAKQEAQRLGQNAVGTEQILLGLLAYPESAAIEVLVGLGLTLADARAEVEAIVGRGNGGVPSQRIVFTPRAGKLLEGAVVEAGTLGQALIAPEHMLLSLLRDSQGVASRVLDSHNIDREEARRLVLDSLGDSAKASAFRPGDPRRAGGRSNQSGSALERFGRDLTALAQSGRIDPVVGREAEIERVVQILGRRTKNNPVLVGEPGVGKTAIAEGLAVRIALGDVPETLRSRRIVSLDMGQLLAGTQLRGEFEERIKAVLKESVTAKGQVILFIDEIHTLVGAGGNEGGIDAANMLKPALARGELQCIGATTLDEYRKHIERDAALERRFQPVTVGEPSVDETIAILGGLRERYEAHHKLQYTDAALEAAARLADRYITDRFLPDKAIDLIDEAGSMIRVKLSRGAELPAIVDVDAIAQIVSDWTGVPAGKITGDEALSLVHLEARLHERIIGQHAAVSAVAKAIRRARAGLKAPERPLASFIFAGPTGVGKTELAKALADAVFGSEEAMIRLDMSEFMEPHTVSKLIGSPPGYVGYDEGGQLTEAVRRRPYTVILLDEIEKAHPDIFNTLLQLLDDGRLTDAKGRVVSFKNTLIIMTSNLGSRTIERGGGLGFSNGTNEADRRYTVIRDRVQDDLKQLFRPEFLNRLDEVIVFQPLEREELVQVAKLLVNEALGRVRDLEIELTASQAFIDQVIAQGYSPNWGARPLRRAVQRLLEDSVADAILAGRLVAGERYLVDIDTEGKVIFVHPDLADAEAALAVSVR